From a region of the Flavobacterium branchiarum genome:
- a CDS encoding AAA family ATPase: MTIEQKKQIVKEIKHLCTLTSQNKVATKAGVSSATISQMINENWALIKDEMWRKVKVKLRIELDWKTAQTTNLQYIYRHAEKAKEKSISFGISFDAGAGKSQTYKLIASTLPNVIYIECKTFWKSKSYAKALVTACGLDDFGTTEDLVERFIDHLSGLDKPLVIIDQMDKLKDGSMDFFIDFYNDLVGHCGFLLSGVPALEKRIKRGVKADRSGYFELWSRIGRKFLKLKPLTLSDVTAICVENGLTDIDRIETIFCNCEGDLRRVKQDVESYFLNHKNAA; encoded by the coding sequence ATGACAATAGAACAAAAAAAACAAATAGTAAAAGAAATAAAACATTTATGCACTTTAACCTCTCAAAACAAAGTAGCTACTAAAGCAGGTGTATCATCGGCAACTATTAGCCAAATGATAAATGAGAATTGGGCTTTAATTAAAGATGAGATGTGGCGCAAAGTAAAAGTGAAGCTTCGCATTGAGTTAGATTGGAAAACGGCTCAAACTACCAATTTACAATACATATATCGCCATGCTGAAAAAGCAAAAGAAAAATCAATCAGCTTCGGGATATCTTTCGACGCAGGAGCTGGAAAAAGTCAAACATATAAGTTAATAGCCAGCACTTTGCCTAATGTAATTTATATCGAATGTAAAACTTTTTGGAAATCAAAAAGCTACGCAAAAGCACTAGTTACAGCCTGTGGGCTGGATGATTTTGGCACAACCGAAGATTTAGTAGAACGCTTTATAGATCATTTAAGCGGTTTAGATAAACCACTAGTTATAATTGATCAAATGGATAAGTTAAAGGATGGTTCTATGGATTTCTTTATAGACTTCTACAATGACTTAGTTGGTCATTGCGGTTTTTTACTCTCGGGAGTTCCTGCACTTGAAAAAAGAATAAAGCGAGGTGTAAAAGCAGATCGTTCAGGTTACTTTGAGTTGTGGTCCAGAATAGGCAGAAAGTTCTTGAAATTAAAACCGCTCACACTATCAGATGTAACAGCTATATGTGTAGAAAATGGATTAACTGATATTGATAGAATTGAAACAATATTTTGCAATTGTGAAGGTGATTTAAGACGTGTCAAGCAAGATGTAGAGAGTTATTTTCTTAATCATAAAAATGCGGCTTAA
- a CDS encoding ATP-binding protein gives MIKVPRAYSYEDIERIKFKTIKIDEQWKEHLGEPQLGNSHWLVYGDSGQGKTSYVLQVVKQICMNSQKAHYNTLEEGMKKGFQMALKRNNMKGVPGFNYHKENVTQLTARLSRQRQSKIVVIDSVQYFFRKMRSEHYFEFVSKFQDTTFIWISGADGEKPKGQIANDIYFDADIVVKVKNYQAVVEKNRFEAYEPRIIWQQGYNEKHLKLLEQG, from the coding sequence ATGATAAAAGTACCCAGAGCCTACAGCTATGAAGATATTGAAAGAATCAAATTTAAAACCATAAAAATAGATGAACAATGGAAAGAACATCTGGGAGAACCACAATTAGGAAATAGTCATTGGCTTGTTTATGGTGATTCCGGACAAGGAAAAACATCTTATGTGTTACAAGTCGTGAAGCAAATATGCATGAATTCTCAAAAAGCACATTACAATACATTGGAAGAAGGAATGAAAAAAGGATTTCAAATGGCTCTTAAACGAAACAATATGAAAGGTGTTCCTGGATTCAATTACCATAAAGAAAATGTAACACAGTTGACAGCACGGTTAAGCCGTCAACGTCAATCGAAAATTGTTGTGATAGATTCAGTTCAATACTTTTTCAGAAAGATGAGATCGGAACATTATTTCGAATTTGTAAGCAAGTTTCAGGATACAACATTTATTTGGATCAGTGGGGCAGATGGAGAAAAACCAAAAGGACAAATCGCCAATGACATTTATTTTGATGCGGATATAGTTGTTAAGGTAAAAAATTACCAAGCTGTAGTAGAAAAAAACAGATTTGAAGCGTACGAACCAAGAATAATTTGGCAACAAGGATATAACGAAAAGCATTTAAAACTATTAGAACAAGGATAA
- a CDS encoding DUF3164 family protein encodes MMTETPTTPIDITNLSIADKKVLKKQLAQEEKAEKEAHKANVATLKEIGIEFLENNIDSLAFKQIDMEKTVAGIFKGLTHYLDLKASIYGLDRLDQDSHTVTHPDGSCSITIGYNPGISFDGTETAGVQKIMNYITALSGGDDDENAAKLAKAVKFFLKPNLKTGMLNPGRIIQLNQMRSDFNSPEFDEGMDIIVDAQNKTKGSTYVSGWKHIDIGDNRTRKLEFRFTV; translated from the coding sequence ATGATGACAGAAACACCAACAACACCAATTGATATTACAAATTTATCAATAGCAGATAAAAAGGTTTTAAAAAAACAACTTGCTCAAGAAGAAAAAGCAGAAAAGGAAGCTCATAAAGCCAATGTTGCAACTCTAAAAGAAATTGGCATTGAGTTTTTAGAAAACAATATAGATTCTTTAGCCTTTAAACAAATTGACATGGAGAAAACCGTGGCAGGAATTTTCAAAGGACTAACACATTATTTAGACCTAAAAGCAAGTATATACGGACTTGATAGATTAGATCAAGATAGTCATACTGTGACACATCCTGATGGATCTTGTAGTATAACTATAGGCTACAATCCAGGGATTTCATTTGATGGAACTGAAACTGCAGGTGTTCAAAAAATAATGAATTATATCACAGCATTATCAGGAGGAGACGATGATGAAAACGCAGCGAAACTTGCAAAAGCGGTCAAGTTTTTTCTTAAACCAAATTTAAAAACAGGAATGCTTAACCCGGGAAGAATAATTCAACTCAATCAAATGAGAAGTGATTTCAATTCCCCTGAATTTGATGAAGGCATGGATATTATCGTCGATGCTCAAAATAAGACCAAAGGTAGCACATATGTTTCTGGATGGAAACATATAGATATTGGAGATAATAGAACTCGAAAGTTAGAATTTAGATTCACAGTGTAA
- a CDS encoding RNA-directed DNA polymerase, which yields MKRINNLYSQIASVDNLRIAETKARKGKSNQYGVKIFDKDPESYIIKLHEMLLNKEYKTSQYTTFTVFEPKERIVFRLPYFPDRITHHAVMNVLESIFVKVFTEDSYACIKKKGIHAATNNIKIALKDQDNTKYCLKLDIVKFYPNIDHDILKALLRKKFKDNDLLWLLDEIIDSADGLPIGNYLSQYLANFYLTYFDHWIKENRGIKYYFRYADDIVILSNNKPHLHEILSLIKQYLNANLRLQVKDNYQVFPVEARGIDFVGYKFYHTHTLLRKSIKKRFAKAVSKTKNKATIAAYNGWAKHCNSKHLLKKILPNEQF from the coding sequence ATGAAACGAATCAATAATTTATACAGTCAGATTGCATCTGTTGATAATTTAAGGATTGCCGAAACTAAAGCAAGAAAAGGTAAATCCAATCAATATGGTGTCAAGATTTTTGATAAAGACCCCGAAAGCTATATTATCAAACTTCATGAGATGCTTTTAAATAAAGAGTATAAAACCTCACAATACACAACCTTCACCGTTTTTGAGCCTAAAGAAAGAATTGTTTTTCGTCTTCCTTACTTCCCTGACCGAATTACCCATCATGCTGTAATGAATGTTTTAGAATCAATATTTGTTAAAGTTTTTACAGAAGATAGCTATGCGTGTATAAAGAAAAAAGGAATTCATGCAGCTACCAACAATATCAAAATAGCCTTAAAAGACCAGGATAATACAAAATACTGTTTGAAGTTGGATATTGTCAAGTTTTATCCTAATATAGATCATGATATACTAAAAGCGTTACTTAGGAAGAAATTCAAGGACAATGACCTACTTTGGCTACTGGACGAAATTATTGATAGCGCTGATGGTTTACCAATAGGCAATTATCTAAGTCAATACCTGGCTAACTTTTATCTTACCTATTTTGATCATTGGATCAAGGAAAACAGAGGGATTAAATATTATTTCAGATATGCCGATGACATTGTAATCCTTTCGAATAACAAACCTCATTTACACGAAATTTTATCACTGATTAAACAGTATTTAAACGCCAATTTAAGACTTCAGGTAAAAGACAATTATCAAGTGTTCCCTGTTGAAGCTCGTGGAATTGATTTTGTAGGCTACAAGTTCTACCACACGCACACACTGCTTCGGAAATCAATTAAAAAACGATTTGCTAAGGCAGTTTCCAAAACAAAAAACAAGGCTACTATAGCCGCTTATAATGGATGGGCGAAACATTGCAATTCCAAACACTTATTAAAAAAAATACTTCCCAATGAACAATTTTAA
- a CDS encoding S24 family peptidase: MDKISAPIKQRIIKYIEFKGFEKLKYFETLGVAASNFRSSSLKSEVGGELIAKILSLNSDLSPDWLLIGKEPMIKDKKDTLNEFQSTYDREQKKLIPLYDGVVTAGNYETAVLDPTREPVEMIDAGDWFRDATAAMRVHGDSMYPEYKSGSIAALREVQNKRLVVYGQDYLIETSEYRVIKRLQKSDLPQNWLACSVNEEKYESTGRLIHEPFDVHIDDVTRLYQVLGNVKRNQSSTVIHTSKSNKNN, encoded by the coding sequence ATGGACAAAATTTCAGCACCAATTAAGCAAAGAATCATTAAATATATTGAATTTAAAGGCTTTGAGAAGTTAAAATATTTTGAAACCTTAGGCGTTGCCGCATCGAATTTCAGAAGTTCCAGCTTAAAAAGTGAGGTAGGTGGTGAATTAATTGCTAAAATTTTGTCTCTGAATAGTGATCTTTCCCCTGATTGGCTTCTAATTGGCAAAGAACCAATGATAAAAGATAAAAAAGACACTCTAAACGAATTCCAATCAACTTACGATCGTGAACAAAAAAAACTCATTCCTTTGTATGACGGTGTAGTAACAGCAGGGAATTATGAAACCGCAGTATTAGATCCAACGCGAGAACCTGTTGAAATGATTGATGCAGGAGATTGGTTTCGCGATGCTACTGCAGCTATGCGTGTTCATGGAGATAGTATGTATCCAGAATATAAGTCTGGTAGTATTGCAGCTTTACGAGAGGTTCAAAATAAACGTTTAGTTGTTTATGGTCAGGACTATCTAATAGAAACATCTGAGTACAGGGTTATTAAACGACTTCAAAAAAGTGATCTCCCGCAAAACTGGTTAGCGTGCTCGGTTAATGAAGAAAAATACGAGAGCACCGGGCGTTTAATTCATGAGCCCTTCGATGTGCATATTGATGACGTCACAAGACTCTATCAAGTACTAGGAAACGTGAAGAGAAACCAAAGTAGTACCGTCATACATACTAGCAAATCCAATAAAAACAACTAA